The Eretmochelys imbricata isolate rEreImb1 chromosome 19, rEreImb1.hap1, whole genome shotgun sequence genome contains a region encoding:
- the FGR gene encoding tyrosine-protein kinase Fgr, producing MGCVYCKEKGSNKGQTENVDGTTSSASKSCYGPDPTQQNLSSSFTRIPDYNNFHSTPVSTAGAPAFMGPGLYPGNTLHVCGGGITGGGVTLFIALYDYEARTEDDLTFLKGEKFHIINNTEGDWWEARSLNTGATGYVPSNYVAPVDSIQAEEWYFGKMGRKDAERQLLCHGNPRGTFLIRESETSKGAYSLSIRDWDETKGDHVKHYKIRKLDNGGYYITTRSQFETIQELVQHYIEFNDGLCHLLTRVCPNMKPQTMSLSKDAWEITRESVSLDKKLGMGCFGDVWMGTWNGTTKVAVKTLKPGTMSPEAFLEEAQIMKRLRHDKLVQLYAVVSEEPIYIVTEFMSQGSLLDFLKDGDGRFLKLPQLVDMSAQIAAGMAYIERMNYIHRDLRAANILVADNLVCKIADFGLARLIEDNEYTARQGAKFPIKWTAPEAALYGKFTIKSDVWSFGILLTELVTKGRVPYPGMNNREVLEQVERGYRMQCPGSCPPSLHELMVQCWKKEPEERPTFEYLQSFLEDYFTATEPQYQPGDNQ from the exons ATGGGCTGTGTGTATTGCAAGGAGAAGGGGTCGAATAAAGGCCAGACGGAGAACGTTGATGGCACGACCAGCTCAGCATCGAAATCCTGCTACGGCCCCGACCCGACCCAGCAGAATCTCAGCAGCAGCTTCACCCGCATCCCTGACTATAACAACTTCCACAGCACGCCCGTCAGCACCGCCGGCGCCCCTGCCTTCATGGGCCCCGGCCTCTACCCCGGCAACACCTTGCACGTGTGTGGAGGGGGGATCACAG GCGGGGGGGTGACCCTATTCATTGCCTTGTACGATTACGAAGCCCGGACAGAGGATGACCTGACGTTCCTGAAGGGGGAGAAATTCCACATTATCAACAATAC CGAGGGCGACTGGTGGGAGGCGAGGTCCCTGAACACAGGGGCCACGGGCTACGTCCCCAGCAACTACGTGGCCCCAGTGGACTCCATCCAGGCAGAAGA GTGGTACTTTGGGAAGATGGGGCGAAAGGACGCCGAGAGGCAGCTGCTGTGTCACGGCAACCCCCGAGGGACCTTCCTCATCCGCGAGAGCGAGACCAGCAAAG GTGCCTACTCCCTGTCCATCCGGGACTGGGACGAGACGAAGGGCGACCACGTGAAGCACTATAAGATCCGGAAGCTGGATAATGGGGGTTATTACATCACCACGCGGTCCCAGTTCGAGACCATCCAGGAGCTGGTCCAGCATTACATAG AGTTCAATGACGGTCTGTGCCATCTACTAACCCGGGTATGCCCCAATATGAAGCCCCAGACTATGAGCCTGTCTAAAGACGCCTGGGAAATAACGCGGGAGTCCGTAAGCTTGGACAAGAAGCTTGGCATGGGATGTTTCGGAGACGTGTGGATGG GCACGTGGAACGGCACCACCAAGGTGGCGGTGAAGACGCTGAAGCCGGGTACCATGTCCCCGGAGGCCTTCCTGGAGGAGGCCCAGATCATGAAGCGGCTCCGGCACGACAAGCTGGTGCAGCTCTACGCCGTGGTGTCAGAGGAGCCCATCTACATCGTCACTGAGTTCATGAGCCAGG ggaGCTTGCTGGATTTCCTGAAGGATGGAGATGGCCGGTTCCTGAAGCTGCCCCAGCTGGTGGACATGTCGGCCCAG ATCGCGGCCGGCATGGCCTACATCGAGCGGATGAATTACATCCACCGGGACTTGCGCGCTGCCAACATCCTGGTGGCTGACAACCTGGTGTGTAAGATCGCGGACTTCGGCCTGGCCCGCCTCATCGAGGATAATGAGTACACAGCACGCCAAG GTGCCAAGTTCCCCATCAAGTGGACGGCCCCGGAGGCTGCTCTCTATGGGAAATTCACCATCAAGTCAGACGTGTGGTCCTTTGGCATCCTTCTGACAGAGCTCGTCACCAAGGGCCGCGTGCCCTACCCAG GCATGAATAACCGGGAGGTGCTGGAGCAAGTGGAGCGGGGGTACCGCATGCAGTGCCCGGGCAGctgccccccctccctgcacGAGCTGATGGTGCAGTGCTGGAAGAAGGAGCCCGAGGAGCGCCCCACTTTCGAATACCTCCAGTCCTTCCTGGAAGACTATTTCACTGCCACAGAGCCTCAGTACCAGCCGGGGGACAACCAGTGA